The Anopheles maculipalpis chromosome 3RL, idAnoMacuDA_375_x, whole genome shotgun sequence genomic sequence gagagagagagagagagaaaaaatattgaaattgtATATACtttgttgaatatttcatAACTTGTTGTTTTCCGTCAACGTCAATCTCATTACAGAAACTTGAACAACAATCGGTTGCGTCGTTTGCCGGTTTTGAGGGGCGTTAGAAATCTTACAAAGCTGTTTGCGAACAACAATGAAATCGAAACTATCGATATGGAAGCGTTAGCAGGGCTGCCAGCGTTGAAATTTCTGGACCTATCGCGGAACTCCATACAGGAGCTGCAGTACAGCTCATTTccagtgaaaaataatttacagtATTTGAACTTAAACTTCAACAAGCTGGGAACCCTTACGAAAGGTCCATTCGATCGATTGAAATCGCTGAAAAGGCTGTAAGTATAATgatgaacatattttttagaCATTATGCAATGGTTTAATCATTTTCGTCTATAATTTCATTACAGAGAAATTAGCAGCAATGGCTTGGAGGAGGTGCAAGTACTAGCCTTCCAGAATCAGAATCAATTGAAAAGTCTAAAGTTGAACAATAATCGCATTCCTGCGTTACAAAATGGCGTCTTTCATGGGCTTAAAGCGATAGCGATCCTCGAgctaaacaacaacagcattgCTACTGTGCGAAAAGAAGGATTCTTCAATCTGACAAGCCTCACCAATCTGGCCTTGGCACACAATCGAATAGTTGAAATTGAACGATCCGGTTGGGAATTTACACCGAAACTAATCAGCTTAGACCTTTCGTACAATCAGCTGGAATCGCTCGATCGCTACACATTTGAGGAATTATCGTCTTTGCAAATGCTCAATCTGCAAGGCAACCGAATTTCGTTGATCGGTGAAGGTACATTCAATGAGACGAGTGCGTTAGAAACGCTATATCTAAATGAAAACCGCATCTCATCCACGATCGAGGATATGCGAGGACCTTTTATGGGGCTAGCCCGGTTGGAACGATTGTACTTGAATGCGAACGAAATTAAGTCAATCAATCGAAATGCATTTTTGGGTCTCAAGTCGCTTACGTTGCTGGAGCTGAGCCAAAATAATATATCCTCGATACAGAACAATACGTTCAAGACTACGCCTCAGTTGAAGGTAAGAATCGGAAGGATGCATGatggacttttttttgttttgttaaaatgacttattattgatttttatttctaattacAGAATTTTGTTATGAATTCGACCAATTTAATATGCGATTGTAATCTGGTTTGGTTTTACCAGTGGATTACGAGCGGAGATCGGAGAGATATGTTTAAAGTAGACGCCGAATGCATCTACCCATACTGGCTGCGAAGTCGGTTGATACGTGATCTGCATTTAGCTAATTTTTCTTGCTGTAAGTAGTGGTCCTGCGAATTTATCACGATAACACTCATTGCTTCATTCCTTGTTTacttaaaattagtttaatgtttatatttttgtacttTCCTATGTTTTCTAGATGATTCCCCCAAACCTCATCTCATCGATGAACCGAAATCGCAAATCGGTATCCGGGGTACTAACGTATCGCTCGTCTGCACAGCCACATCCATCGCAGCTGACCCAATGACTTTCAAGTGGAAACAGGATAATGTGGAATTGTCTGCCGAACAGTACACGATTCAACAGATAAACAATGAAAATGGCACCATTGGCACGACAGAATTGATTATACCAAACATACAGCAATCGGGCGCCGGCAAATACCAATGCATAATAACCAACAATTTTGGTGTGGTGTACTCGCCCAAAATAAAGGTAACCGTTGGAACGTATCCAAGGTTTCGCAAAACACCGTCCGACATAAGCGTTGAGCCGGGAAAGGTGGCACGGTTAGATTGTGCGGCCATGGGTGAACCGAAGCCTCAAATATCTTGGGAAAAAGATGGTGGAAATGATTTTCCTGCCGCGAAAGAACGGCGCATGCACGTTATACCGAATGAAGGTGCTTTTCTAATTTTAAACGTTCAACTGGTGGATGCGGGCATGTACAGCTGTACCGCCGAAAACCCGGCTGGAATTATTCGTGCGAACGCTTCCGTGGTGGTGCTAGAAAGCCAAAAGGCTAGCCGATCGGTAACGAGTCTAGAAATTCCAATCGGCAAAGCTAGTGTGCTTGAGTGTAAGGTAAGTGTTTCGCCGAAACCAGAAATATTTTGGCTAAAGGATGGAGAGCCAATCGGGTTGACGGAGCGTCATTTCATTACCGGCGAGGGCCAACTGCTGGTGATCGTCGATACGGAGATGAACGACGCTGGATTGTACGAATGTCGGTTTGAGAATGATTTTGGCAGTGAAAGTGGTTCGACACGGCTTATCGTTATTGATGGTCCAGAAGATATGCATGGTTCGGTTTTAGGCGATATCGGTACAGCGTATGGAGCGGCCGGTGCTCAGGACGAAGAGATATTGCAAGCCAAACTGCTGGACTCTTGGTTGACGATCTTGCTTGCGCTGTTTGTCTGTGTGATGCTGACATCGTTCGTCTGGATGATTTGCATGTATCGTATGAAGAAACGAATACGGGGCTCGGTTAGTGGATGTCCAGGAGACACGGAACTGGATCTTGCAACTGGTATGGAAATAAATCAACCAAATTTAATTGTACGAAGCGGTGTCGGCACGTCTACCACACCTGCTGGTTACTTTGAATATTTGATTCCGATGGTAAGGAATGGCGAGGTAACGAGCAACGTAGACGATGACGGCGAGAGTGCCGATGGCGGTACCATTGGTCGTGACCATGCAGGATTCTATACGGCTGTTTCAAAAACGAACGTTCCTTCAACTGAGCTTGATTCGGATGATTTGGACGATGATCTCTCATCGAAAGACTCAGGAACTGGTGGTGATTGTGCATCTGCCACAGGTTCGACAACTGCCGCACATCGTGGTAGTCAGGAAGATTTGAAGTGTTTGCTAAATTCGCTTAATCGGAAGCATACCAGTGATGACGAACTTCACCATCATAAACCTTACCAGCTGTCGAGGCGGTCGGATGGTATTATTCTATCATCGCCACATCAAACTTCGCACGACCCTGATGATGATCCTAGACTAGAGCCTCCACCTCCGATACCACCAGTAAATGCAACTAATGCCGTACTGATTGTTGGGACTGCTGCACCACCGTCAGCTGCCGATCCTCCAATGCTCAGAGACGATCGCATTCCGGCACATGCCGCGCACATAGCAACTCGTATGCCAAATTCACAAACTTTCCCAATGTTCATGCAACCACCTTCAGTAACGGAACCGACGTTACGGACAACTTCACTCGAAGCTTCCGCTGATCCTGTCGTACCGTcgaaaaaaatacagcaaCCAGCACCGCCGCAAAACCAGATACAGGTGAATCAGCTGTATCAACTACTGCTGGAAAATCCACGATTAATGGAAAAACCGGCCAAATATAGAACCAAATCGATGGACCAATGTCAGGACAGAGATGGTAGCAGCAGTGGTGTCGGGACGGGAAGTAGTAATGGTAGTACGGTGAACGGTACATGCCCCAGTGAGCAACCAAGACAGTTATCAACGAGGATAGTGCCAGACACGAGACGATAAGTGATGAGGTACTTTACTGAGAGCAGTTTTTCTATGAAGAACTGTGCACTGTGGCAGCGGCAGCTGGTCTGCTAATTAGtaagaaatattaatatttattctaCAATTACTATTTGAACTCTCACCTTAGAAAATAGTGTTCCGTTTGCTCCTACTTACAACATTACTGCTCAAAAATTTATACTTCTTAacgtaaatttttttaaaggagaGGAATGTAGGCACACATGGTTCAAACAGGCCCAACAATTTATTGCATCCTTGTGGGTGACTGTCTTCGTTCATTCCAACCTACCATGCGAGACCAGTTCTAGCAAATGCAAGATTTTTGTCGTATTCATCAAACGCCAAAATTGAGCTACTGTAAGGGAATGGCTACAGAAATAATCGATCGTTCCTTTCGACctagattaattatttaagaatattttaattcaatgGAGCATTCGTGTGCTTTTAGTCAAAAAATTATGTaagcgtgtgtgagtgtgtgtgcgtgtgtgaattgtgtaaCAAATTAATGGCAGGATGTTAAATTTGTAAGCATCTTCTTCTGTCTTGAAGAAGATTTGGTTCCTTCGGTGAGATAGTAACTTTCCCTCTTAGACATAAACCCGAACAACTCATGACAAAATtcttacaaaaaacaaacgaaatttgaaacacacaaacataacgCAGAATGAATCTAATTTGCATAATAGTTTGCCAAGCAATGCCTtaaggaaaaagaaatatttgatTATTCACAATACAGTAGCTATTTTATGCAACTTTGATTTACTTCAACCAAGGGACAACTGAAGTTTGGTCCCAGCAGTGCCTGAAATTTCGTTGATAAAACCAAACCACAACTAACAGGATTGTAAAAGTGCCacaaaagacaacaaaacgcTGTTTGATAGATTGTAAGTATAGACAAAAATATGGCTAAATTTTTTCGGAATtgtactttttaatgattaaaaatcaataccTTACTGCACTGCACTGTTAACGGAAATGGGGCACTATTTGAAAAAATGGCTATTCTttgtttagaattttgaaTGCTTTGAAAATTGGAATGCATGTGTCTTACGCAACGGAGAACAATGACCGAATTAACGAAACGTAAATACGATATTGTGGTATTTTGAGCGTGTTTTAAAATGTgtgataaatttattaatatgATTGTCCACGCCCTTCCCAAGCTTACGATAGGATAAGCGGTACAGTGTTTCGATAACAGGTTAAAGTTTGGTGCCTAATAGCTGGGAGCTTTGACAAATTattctatttgttttgctattttcttaCATCCTTGATTTGTACGTGTGTATATCTTCCGTTGCAATAAGAATTGCCCTTACTATCGAGCGTTTTAATAATGTTATATCTGTAAGATTGatttgttaattaattttgaactGTGATGTTAGTTTTTGTTAACCGCCATTGTAAAACGCTGCGTTGTTTTAAAATGGTTAATTAGTATAgtttttaatacaattttagTGTTTTAGCTTCTAGTTTATTGTTTCAACAATACACAccatctctctccctctctcttaaCTTTGAACTGTCGCATTTATTGGTCATTAATTCACTTACTTTACCAGAAAACAGAGTTGTCGAAAGTTTCCCCAGGCTCACTAAAAATTAAACAGTAATTAATAACATGCTTATAATACACAGAAAAACAGTAACAATGATAGTTCGCTGGTCGGAAAGGTTACTTataagtaattttttttctgcttcgtcACTGAAACAGATGTCCATTTTAATATTCTTTGTTTGATacaaatagaaaacatttGAATGACTTCATTaacatttgaaatttcttatcgTTCGATTACAGAACTCTTATACTCGCAAAATGGACCGAGAGGCTTGCAATAAAGATAATATTTGATTAGATTAGAAACCAAAGATACGTTAAGGTTTTGAAGGCACCAatttggaaggatttttttttctgttcgcaTATTGAAAATTTTGGTTGCGAGAGCGATTGAAAGATTTGGTTAACGGTAGCTAAAACCTTCCTTCTAACAACCTTTTTTATGGCCATCAGCtaattttcttcaaatcacaatttgaatttttgttctgGACCTTTTTGAATCACTTGAAGATCAACAAGAAGAACGATCAAATCGAAGAACGTACCTTCATTTAGCGAAAtaccttttaaaaaaatatcatcacATCAATGTTTGCAGTGAGTGATttactaaaataaaaccatagtATTTTCTAATTCCGGCTATCAATTTGGTTCAACAAATgtgtgtcaaaaaaaaaaaaaccccatgcCTGTTAAATGGTTTCgaacatttacatttatttattacaactGTCATACGGCGCCTAACTCATAAATAAAACGGATCAAACTCGGATAAAGCTACTCATCAATCATCTAATGCTGCTAATCTAATAACCTTCGAAGGTATAGTTCCTTCTTAACGTCCAGTTAAACAAAAGCATGTAAAATTGTCCACTAAATTAATAAAGCAAGCCGATGAGCTGTATACCACAATAATGATCCGTCAAAAGTAACACAAAACCAATGCATAATAATAACACCCGTCGTACGATAACGCAACAGAGAATGTCTACAATAGAAAAGAATGGACGTGCTGAGGGCATGTTGTTTGTAAAAATGATGTAATAGTGATGTACTTGggataataatatttattaaaataaaaggaaagacAATGAatgagtgaaaataaaaatatgattgtGAAAATAATGAAGGATGTTGTATGGTTCTGTGTTTCGTGATGTGCTTATCTTATATCACATTCAGAATGGTTTTATTATCGCCTACTTGTGCTtatcaatgttttatttcacctGATGGTCTACGGGAATCGCAATAACCATTAGATTATCTCGAATTGATgatgtgttaaaaaaattaattcaaaatattaatataaTTAAACTATAAGCCAAAAgtatgataaattaaaaaggagcaatataaaatgtaaaatatagGAAGGAAAGTATATTTTAAGGATCTGAAAATTGGCATCAAATGCGACAGAGAAAACATTGTGGAGAATACATAATAATTCTTCCGTTCTAACTGGAACCACAGAACCATAATTCCCCTTCATCCATGGTGGTCAAGGTCAGAAGACAACAACTACGCCTTATTTCATATCTATTAAGCATAGTGATTTGCTACTTAACATTAAGGGCCGTAATTgtttataaaaatgttttcatccGCCCGAATAGGGACTTGAACCCTAGACCGTTGGATTAAAAGTCCAACGCTCTACCGACTGAGCTACCCGGGCTGTTGAATGGATCAAGGCTGTGAAGTAATTCGTTACTGCTATACCGCATAGTTTTTTGTGTGGGCAAGCGGATTAATAGTTTGTGGAAATATTAGTCTTGTTAGATGTGTGCATAAATGTGTACGTATATGTCATTtggagaggcgaatgtagccTCACAGACGCAaagtctctataaataaacaaaaaaaagtatgtcATTTAAAAGGAATACTATTCATCAAGGTGAGTCGTAATTTTTCCCTCTATGGTGAATAATTATCATACACTTGCATCAATTTAAGCAACTATTAATATTCCTGCACGATACAAGACATAATTTTGTTcgagcaaaacacacaacaaggcAGTTGAAGCATCTCAAATGATTGCTCCTTTATCGATCTTCTATACAGTCTGATAGGGGCGATCGCAAGAAGCATTTTGCCTGTGTCTTTGATAACAGTTTCCTAGTCCGATAATCGTCTTTGTTGGCCGATTACAGCAATGGAACGCCCCCTGTATTACGCGGAGCAAAAGGAAATCCTAAACTCCGTCAGCGGTTATTTGTAGCTAACTGTGCAACACAAAAAGTTGATCAAAACGAACGGGATGACACCattcgaaaacaacaaaaaatgctttcagCCTAGACGGAAGCACACCGTTGGGTGGGCAAGGTCGTTTCTCTTCGTGTTTCGTGCAATCGTGGGTGAACAACGGTAACAAATCTTTATCGTGGGTCGGGCTAGgcgaataattttaaaacgaaacacaccaGCCAAGCATATTACGCCGCATCGGATCGCCGGCGAAACAAATTCAACCGCCACAGTAAAActtagcaaaagcaaaaataaaactgaaaaagCAGGAAAGTATCACCATTCGTCGAGCTGGTGTAGCTGTAGGGGCTGagcataaaattcaatttgcattAAAGTTTTACTGGCGATTTTATGTTCCCTGTTCGTTGTTGTGTCTGACTGTGTTTCTTATTTTCCCCCTATTCTTTGTGGTGTCTCGTGTCCTTTTGCTATGGTtgtgaattttcaagaattcagattttttttgtagcgtACAAGAAATATGCACTTATTTTGGGGTTTGTGATACCGTTTCAGCTCCTTcgcgttttgctttcttttcgctcGTTGTAGTGCTAAATCTTTGAGATATTCGGCAAAGCATCAACAATGTCTtctcttctccttttttcattttggctGGGAGCTATTTTATCTCATTGTCTAATACTGAGTGATCTTGCTGTGGTGCTGTTGCACAACCAACTGGGCATGTAATGAgaagcattttgttttattgtaatgAGAGCAAGGATATCGATTTCAATGAGGCGTGgcgaaatttttttttatgctggcACGTAGATCGTTGCCATGAGCAATTTTGTTTATACGTGTTGAAACAGCTTGATGGAATCTTGAAACATGACCCAAGAGTGGGTAGTTATTAAAATTACATGAAACCAAAACTGTTTATTGGCGGCTGTAAACATCGATTGTGCATATTGTGGAATGCGACCCTTATTGGGAAAAAGTATTTCAATACTTTAAACATACATGAGTTAAAGTTTTTTGATCATTATTCTTTTAGATGAAGCTGTGTCCTGCAAATCATTCACTTGACGTTTGGCTGGTAGAATTTCTGATGTACTAAAGAAATATTGGAAGCAGAGAAGCCCAATTAATTCAGTAATTGCAATTGAAGATATATTCGAACTACAAGTTATATTCACTAGCGAAGAAGTTGAGAAGAGCTAGGGACATTTTGGCGATCTGTTGTAACAGTTTTTACAACAACTGCTCTCTTCTGGAGCAACACCAAAGTTGTCTATTTGGAGACAGATTATGGACATCCATCAGAGCTGTATTATCCTTCGAATACAGGAGGAGCTGATGATCAACTTTTATTTGTTATGAAACTTAAGATGAATCCAGATGACTTCAAAGTCGCACGAAGAGGTTTTCGACTGACCGTAATAATTTGCATTAGGAGTATTTGGGAAAACTTCCGTCGAAAGACATTATCTGATCTGTCTGTTTCTAAGACAGAATAACAACAGATCGATACTCCATAAAGAGCTAAAAAATAACCTTTTCTATTTAATACAGTGATCATCCTCAGGAAATAGATCTGTATGTATTGAGAAAGGAGAATCTTCCTATAAGTAGCCCCTCCTTGTGGATTTCGAGCATTAAGAGGGATCCGAGatttaaaaaagagaaactTATTGACATCATAGACTCTTGACTCTTGCATTCGATACGTTATCTATGGACCTACAACTTCCACTATGCCTGGGGTCTCCAAGGACTTTTATCAGCCACGGATGTCCTCATTattctaatttattttatttatttgtttttgaatatGACGGCACGTTGTCGTATTGTCAATACCATGTGAGgctgaaaaaataaacattaatagtaaggcatttcctccttatttttGGAAGTCAATCCCGAACCCAACTTCAACGCAGCCAAACTAGTTGTGTTAAACGCCCGTTTTGACCTgtgagtcagccttctcattgccgggaatttcACAATGAGcgagcagttcaatgattttgatgatgactcttaacagccttcagGGATCTCGGCGCTTCAacagcactaaggctatcagtgaaaaTG encodes the following:
- the LOC126563932 gene encoding leucine-rich repeats and immunoglobulin-like domains protein 2 produces the protein MLRLIATILAVGIWLSQCASYGEAFVADGEDDTNFCNFGPRHCPCLGNAIDCSKRNLKTLFPMPRWVDNLDLASNHLTHDTISAQLTDLRKLQELNLNNNRLRRLPVLRGVRNLTKLFANNNEIETIDMEALAGLPALKFLDLSRNSIQELQYSSFPVKNNLQYLNLNFNKLGTLTKGPFDRLKSLKRLEISSNGLEEVQVLAFQNQNQLKSLKLNNNRIPALQNGVFHGLKAIAILELNNNSIATVRKEGFFNLTSLTNLALAHNRIVEIERSGWEFTPKLISLDLSYNQLESLDRYTFEELSSLQMLNLQGNRISLIGEGTFNETSALETLYLNENRISSTIEDMRGPFMGLARLERLYLNANEIKSINRNAFLGLKSLTLLELSQNNISSIQNNTFKTTPQLKNFVMNSTNLICDCNLVWFYQWITSGDRRDMFKVDAECIYPYWLRSRLIRDLHLANFSCYDSPKPHLIDEPKSQIGIRGTNVSLVCTATSIAADPMTFKWKQDNVELSAEQYTIQQINNENGTIGTTELIIPNIQQSGAGKYQCIITNNFGVVYSPKIKVTVGTYPRFRKTPSDISVEPGKVARLDCAAMGEPKPQISWEKDGGNDFPAAKERRMHVIPNEGAFLILNVQLVDAGMYSCTAENPAGIIRANASVVVLESQKASRSVTSLEIPIGKASVLECKVSVSPKPEIFWLKDGEPIGLTERHFITGEGQLLVIVDTEMNDAGLYECRFENDFGSESGSTRLIVIDGPEDMHGSVLGDIGTAYGAAGAQDEEILQAKLLDSWLTILLALFVCVMLTSFVWMICMYRMKKRIRGSVSGCPGDTELDLATGMEINQPNLIVRSGVGTSTTPAGYFEYLIPMVRNGEVTSNVDDDGESADGGTIGRDHAGFYTAVSKTNVPSTELDSDDLDDDLSSKDSGTGGDCASATGSTTAAHRGSQEDLKCLLNSLNRKHTSDDELHHHKPYQLSRRSDGIILSSPHQTSHDPDDDPRLEPPPPIPPVNATNAVLIVGTAAPPSAADPPMLRDDRIPAHAAHIATRMPNSQTFPMFMQPPSVTEPTLRTTSLEASADPVVPSKKIQQPAPPQNQIQVNQLYQLLLENPRLMEKPAKYRTKSMDQCQDRDGSSSGVGTGSSNGSTVNGTCPSEQPRQLSTRIVPDTRR